The following DNA comes from Bacteroidota bacterium.
AAAATTATAGGGTGCTACCAACCAGTTTGACGGTAACATTTTATGCAAGCCCAATGGGTCAAGCATTAGTATTTTTTTAACCCATTTTGAATTGTCGGCATAGTATTTATTTACCACATCGTTGCCCTGCAATCCTTTTAACTCTATGTTTTCAAATACGCTGCCAGCTTCTTGTTTCATTTCATCGAAAGTGTACTCATGTACGTGAAACGGGTTGCGGGCAATACTCATTTTTATATTGGGGGTAGTGCATAAAAATATACCTCCCGGTTTCAATACGCGTTTTACATCGGCCATAAAGGCTTTGCGTTGTTCTATATGCTCAATAAACTGAAAGGCCGTAACCACATCCACACTTTCGTCAGCCAAAGGTATAGGTGGCACTTTGCCCGATTTAAAAGTTAAATTGGTTTTGGCTGCATGTTTTTTCCTGGCTTCTTCAATAGTTACTTCGCTGTAATCAACACCTACAGTGGTAGCGGTAAAATCGGCTAAATGTTGGGTTCCGTAACCATCAGCACAACCTATATCGGCTGTGTTTTTACCTTTTACAAAGGCTTCGGCAAACTCGTACGCAAAAAAACATCTTTGAACCGTTACGTTATTACTATCTTCAAAACTAGGTCTTTCTCTGTCAAACATTAAAAAAATGGAATTAAATGAAGGGCGAAAGTAATTAATTTTTACAGAAAAAAAATGACTGCGGGGGCTTTTAACTCGGTAAAAATTTACGCTGCAAAGGGGCTGCAAAAGCCTTATTTTAAGCGTCATTTTTTTTGATTTTAATCATTGACACCAAAATATAGATAAAATGTGCTTTTAAAAGTGAAATAAAAAAATACTTTCGCAGGATATTTATTAATCATAAGAACCTGAATATGACAAACATTTCTATCGTTGATAGGATTTTGAAAAGTGCTTCAAAAGCACACCAAAACCTTACCCCTGCTGAATTAGTTAGCCACGCTGTAATAAATGGCGAAGGTGTATTAACTGATACTGGCGCGTTAATGGCTGATACTGGCGAATTTACCGGACGTTCTCCTAAAGACAAATTTTGTGTGGTTGATAGCAAAACAGAAAACACTGTTTGGTGGGGCGATGTAAACAATCGTTTTGAGAGCGACAAATTTGAAAAATTAATGAACAAGGTAATTGCTCATTACGCAGGTAAAAAAGTTTACATGCGCCATGCTTATGCATGTGCTGACCCTCGTTACAGACTAAACGTAACGGTGGTAAATGAAACTGCTTACCATAATTTATTTTGCAATAACTTATTTTTACGTCCTGAGGCTAGCGAATTACCTAATTTTGAAACAGAGTGGTTAATTTTAAATGCCCCTAGTTTTAAAGCGGTAGCTGCTGAAGACGGAACCCGTCAACATAACTTCTCTATCATTGATTTTTCGAGAAAAATTATTTTAGTAGGTGGTAGCGGTTATACCGGTGAAATGAAAAAAGGTATTTTCACGGTATTGAATTATGTATTGCCACAAGAACGCAATACTTTATCAATGCACTGCTCGGCTAATATTGGTAAAAAAGGCGATACTGCTGTATTCTTCGGTTTATCAGGCACAGGTAAAACTACTTTGAGCGCTGACCCTGAACGTAAGTTAATCGGTGACGATGAGCACGGTTGGGCTGAAGATTCGGTATTTAACTTTGAAGGTGGTTGCTACGCTAAATGCGTTGATTTAACCAAAGAAAAAGAGCCACAAATTTTTGATGCGATCCGTTTTGGTTCATTGGTGGAGAATACCCGTTTTATTCCGGGCACTTCAACTGTTGACTATACTAACATTTCGGTAACTGAAAATACACGTGCTGCTTACCCAATTGATTTAATTGATAATATAGCGGTACCTTCAGTAGGTAAAACACCTGAAAATATTTTCTTTTTAACGGCTGATGCTTTTGGTGTATTACCTCCAATTTCTAAATTAAACGTAGGTCAAGCTATGTATAGCTTTATTAGTGGTTATACGGCTAAAGTGGCCGGAACTGAAGCCGGAGTTACTGAGCCATCGGCTACTTTCTCTGCTTGTTTTGGTAAAGCATTTTTACCATTGCACCCGGGTAAATACGCTGAGTTATTAGGTAAAAAATTAAAAGAAAATCCTAACGTAAACGTATGGTTAATTAACACAGGCTGGAGCGGTGGCGCTTATGGTACTGGTTCACGTATGAAATTATCGTACACCCGTGCTATGATTACAGCCGCTTTAAATGGCGACTTAAACAACGTAACATTTGAGCAACACCCTGTATTTGGTTACCAAATGCCAACAGCTTGTCCTAATGTACCTGTTGAAATATTAAACCCACGTAATACTTGGGCTGATAAAGATGGTTACGATGCACAAGCGAATAAATTAGCTGGCATGTTTGTTAAAAACTTTGAGCAATATGCAAGCGGTGTAAGCGAAGAAATATTAGCAGCAGCTCCAAAAGTATCTGCACATTCATAATTAAATAAAAGATTGGTGGAGGACACCAACCTTGAACATAAAGAAAAAGCGACTCGAAAGGGTCGCTTTTTTTTGTTTGGGTTGATGCAGCTATTGCAGGCGTCAATCTTCAGATGCTGTAGATGTTGGCAAGGACTCCAACGTGAGCTAAAAGATTATTATAACTTTTTTCTACTACCCAACTGGTGATATGTTAGATACTCTTTATTGGGATAATGTTTTTCATCATCAGGAAGTTTAATTTTTTTTCTATGCAATTTCAAAGTATTTAATTTATCATAATTAGAATGTAGACCTGTTTTTTCATTCGGGTCAAAATAAGAAATAGTATAATCTTGATTAACCGTAATTATTCCACTATCAAATAGTTTATGGTGATTTGAACAAAGTAACAAGCCATTCCTAATATCTAATCTTTGATTTAAATTTGATTTAGAATACGGAATAATGTGAGAAGAATCTAAAGCCTCTTCAAAACTTAAACCACAAAAAGAGCAGGAATAATCATAAACTTTTAAAAGTGCCAGTCTAAACATCTTTTGAGCCATACCTCTTACTTTCACTCTTGTGTAAACTTCAGATGATTTTTCTGGAAAATTAATCAATTGTTTAACTATTCTATGTTCTCTATATCCAAGCTCCGCATATTCAAATGGATTACTTGATTCATCCCATTTATATTCTAAAACATCAGATTTCTCTAAGTTGTAATCACTAACATCAGAATTAAGAAACTTCTCACTTGGTAAGCGTGTACTCTTGATTACAACTAAGATTGTCAAAGGAGGAAGATTGTTTTTTTTACAATAATCCTGAATAAGGTCCAATACAAATCTAATGGCTCTAGGATGTGTACCTATCTCCTCTGCAAGAGACCCATAGGTAATATTTATCTTCTTAATAGCACATTCCACAAGGACATCCCACGCATAAAAAGCTCTCTCTTCTTGATTAACTCTCAATTTCATAATATCAATTTATAGGTAATATCTTTCCCCGCTGGTTTGGATTTGTAATCCGCTTTTTTACCATGCTAATAATGTATTAAGTAGTCCTTTTCCTCCGGCATAATTAATGGCTGAACTAAATTTATACTGCTCTGCATATTCAACTATTTCTGCTTTAACAGGATTGTTATGGATATAATCAATCTTTTGTTTTAAAAACTCAAAGCTATAGATTGGTTTGGCTTCATTTCCGTCTTGCCAAAATGTATAGTTTTTTATCTTTTTATCATTTCTACCTGCATATTCAAACCTATTCAACATCCATTCTTTTCTACTTTCATTTTCTACTAATATGGCTGCTGTAATTTTTTTGCTTGTGTATTTTTTAAAATCACGCATAGTGTCAGATAAATGAAAACCAGGTTTGGACGCAGCCACTAAATGTATATGGTTTGACATGATAACCCAAGCATATAATTCTAAACCTTTTTCATTCATACAATACCTTAACGAATCTATTATTATATAGCGATAAATTGGGCGTGTAAAAACATCAACCCAATCAACAACTGTTGAAGTTAAGAAATACATTCCATCTTTGTCGGTTATGGTTTTTAAAGGCATATAACAAATGTATTAATTGATATTGATTTTTTTCGCATTACAAATGCTCATAGTAATTAAGTGCGGTTTGCAAAACCGCACCAGCTGTCTGAATAGTATTTGGTTTGGATGTTTACTCGCTGGTTTGGATTTGCAATCCAAATCATACATTATAAGGATTTGTAATCCGCTTTTCACCACCGTGTTCATTAGGCAGATGTATTCATTGGTATTGATATTTTCCGCATTACAAATGCTTATAATAATTAGGTGCGGTTTGCAAAACCGCACTGGCTGCCAATATTTATCCTCTAAAGACAATATTTATAAAGTGGGAAAGTCTGCTCCGCAGCGGAGCAGACTTTCCCGCACGCAGTTTTTGTTCCTCCGCAAGGGAGCAAGCTTTCCCGATGGCGCAAAAGGTTGCTCCGCAGGGGAGCAGGCTTCTGCGCACAATTTTTTATCCCCTCCCCTGCGGAGCAAGATTTATATCCTTCATTTTTAGTTCCTGCAAAGTGTAGCAGCCTTTCTTACGTTTTATTTTATTGGTTTTTAGCCTTTGCAGGCGTCCTCGCCTGTAATAATGTTCGATACTTCTAAATGTTGGTGGGAACGCCAACATTGGCAGAACATAGACTAAGAGGTTACCGTGGGCAGCAAGCTTATACAATCTCCATTATTTATCTTTTATTTGTCGCCTGCTTCATTATATGGCAACAAAAATACATGGCAATAAAACCAAGCATCACTTATACTTATTTACTGGCTGTTTTATTTTGGTGTTTATGCTTGCCTGGTAACGCACAACAACGCACTTATTTATTTGTAGGCACGTACACCAATGCTGTACCCAATAAAGGCCTTTTTGTATATGATTTTAATAACCAAACCGGTGAGTTAAAAAAGCTAAGTCATGTACAAAACATTACCAATCCATCCTTTATTACTATTGCTCCTAACGGACAGTATTTATATGCTTGTACGGATACTAAAATGCCGAATGCGGGTAGTGTTTCTGCTTTTAAAATAGACAGCGTAAAGGGCCGGTTAACGTTTATTAATAAACAAGCCAGTGGTGGCGAAAATCCTGTTTATGTTAGCGTACATAAAAACAACAAATATGTTGTGAATGCCAATTATACCGAAGGCAATGTTTCGGTTTTTACATGTAATGAAAATGGCAGCTTAAATCCATATACGCAACTTATTCAATTTACCGATAGCAGCATAAACCGAGAAAGACAAGACAAAGCGCATATACATGCGGCTGTTTTCTCTCCACAAAACGACTATGTATTTTTACCTGATTTGGGTGCGGATAAAATACGTGTATTTAAATTTGATACTTTACAAAAGCAACCGCTTATAGCCATGCCCGACTATACCGTGCAAGCTACTTTAGGAAGCGGACCACGGCATTTCACCTTTCATCCAACAAAACCCCTTGCATATTGTATTGAAGAGCTTGGCGGTACTGTTACTGCTTATAATTACCAAAACGGAAAGCTGGATACGATACAAAGAATACGTTCGTACCGTAAACTACAAACATCATACGGCAGTGCTGATATTCATATTTCGCCCGATGGTTTGTTTTTATATGCTTCCAATCGTTGGGACGATGAAAATACCATTGCCATTTTTTCTATTAATCAACAAAACGGAAAGCTAACATTAGTGGGCCATCAAAAAACGTATGGCGACCATCCAAGAAACTTTACCATAGACCCAACAGGTAATTTTTTATTGGTGGCTAATCAGGTAACAAATAATATTATTGTATTTAAACGCAACTCAAAAACAGGCTTATTAACCAAAACACGTTACAGTGCTCAGGTAACACTTCCATCGTGTTTGCAAATGAGAACGTATAACAAAAACTAATACTTACACATGGCAATAGGACTTACACCCAGACATACGGAAACAATTGTTTTAACCGATTTAACCGAACAGCAATTTTTAATAATAGCTATTGAAACGGCTCAGCAATTAAACTGGGAGTTTTCCTATATAAGTCACAGCGGTTTTATAGCTTATACAAACAACGATCCGCTTATGTGGTTAGCAGAAGTTAGGGTAAAAATTAAAAATGGTTTGGTTTACATCACCAGTTCGTCAATGGGTACTGAGTTAGTAGATTGGGGTAAAAACAAAAAAATTATACTCGAGTTTATGGCTGCGTTTGATAGGCTTAAATCTACTTTCAACAGTGATGAAACGGCAGCAAAATACGAGGCAATGCAGGCAAGCTTTGTTCCGCCAGAACAAGATATTTTAAGCTTACCTGCTTCGAGCGATGTAAGTGCACTTCAAGAGCTGTTATATCTTTTTAAACCTACCAAAGACTTTTTCTTTACGCCTATTATCATTGATATAAATATTCTTATTTTTATACTGATGGCTTTTAGCGGAGTCAATATTATGTTGCCCGACAATGAAAGCTTGTTAAACTGGGGAGCTAATTTTAAGCCATTAACTTTAGAAGGGCAATGGTGGCGCTTATTAACGGCCTGCTTTTTACACATAGGTATTATTCACCTGCTGCTGAATGTATATGCTTTGTTATATATTGGTGCTTTGCTGGAACCTATATTGGGTAAGGTTAAGTTTATTACTGCTTACTTATTAGCAGGTATTGCAGCAAGCATTACCAGCCTATGGTGGCACGACCTGACTATTAGTGCAGGTGCATCAGGAGCTATATTTGGTATGTACGGTATTTTTTTAGCATTGCTGAGCACTAATTTAGTGGAGCCGGGCAAACGCAAAGCCTTATTGGCAAGTATTGTTTTTTTTGTAGGCTATAACTTATTAAACGGACTTAAAGATGGTATTGACAATGCGGCTCATATTGGAGGATTGGTAAGTGGCCTGTTAATAGGCTTTGCTTTTTTACCCAGCTTAAAAAGACCTGATAATACCAGATTATCTTATGCAACAATTGCTTTAGTAAGTGTAGTTATGCTTATTTCATCATTTAGTGTGTATAAAACCATACCTAATGATTTTGGTAAATATGATACGCAAATGGCAGCATTTGGCGTCATGGAAGAAAAGGCTTTATCGGTATTTCATTTACCACCAAACACACCTAACGATAGTGTTTTATTCGCAATAAAAGACAATGGTATTGATAACTGGAAAAAAATGATTACGCTGCTTGATGGTTTTAAAGATTTAGACTTACCACTTAAAGTTAGAAGCCGAAACAGGCTGTTAAGAGAGTATTGCGAATTAAGACTCCAAAGTTATGAATTGTATTATAGAGCCCATGCAGAAAACACAGGAGCATACAAATACCAAATAGCCGAGTTTGATACTCAAATTGAAAATAAAATAAAGGAATTGAATGGCGAAGCACCCAAAAAGTAAAAGGGTTTAAACAAATTTAATATAGTTAAAAAACTATCCATTTGCATTGCTGTAAGCTTGTTATAAATTTAACTTTTCAATGCCAAAGGTTTCTTTATATTTATTGCCTTATTTAATAAAAACCAATAGCCCCAAAATGAAAAACGTATTTAACCCAAACGATAGCGCAGAACTAATCAGTCGTATTGAAAAACTAAACGCAAACACCAAAGCAAACTGGGGTAAAATGTCAGTGGCTCAAATGTTGGCTCATTGCAATGTAACTTACGAGCTTGTTTACGACAACAAACACCCAACGCCCAATGCTTTTAAAAAGTTTATTTTAAAAGCATTTATAAAAAATTTAGTGGTGAGCGAAAAGCCTTATAAAAAAAGCAGCCCTACAGCAACTGAGTTTGTAATAAAAGACGAGAAAAATTTTGAGGAAGAAAAAAGCCGCTTAACCAATCACATAAAGAAAACACAAGAGTTGGGCGAAGCTTATTTCGACAATAAAGAATCACACTCATTTGGCCCGTTAACCAAAACGGAATGGAATAATATGTTTTACAAACATCTTGATCATCACTTAACTCAGTTTGGTGTATAATTACGTTATAAAACTTAAGGGGTTTTTGTTTTAACTATACCTGTTTTATACAACTGTATAGCCTGCTGTAAAATAGTTTCAATGTCTTCAATGGGTAAATCATTGTTGGGGTCAAACATCATTATTTTCATACGGGCCCGCTTTTCTATAATCAGCTTTGGATGGGTAATGTGCTTACCCTCTACTATGCCCAAATAAGGTTGCAGGTGTTTTTTATGTACCCATAAATAACAGAACATTTTACCTTTGTAAGTAAAAACAGGCATACCATATTTCCAGGTAGCCACCACATTTTCATCCTGTGCCAGTATAATATTTTTCAGCGCCAATAAGCATTGACTTATTGGCGCTGTTTGTTGTAAATAAAATTGCTCTTGTGGGTTCATGTTTATTGTACACCTACAAATATATCAATTGTTGCGTTGGCAGGGTCTTGTGCTTTTTCGCCATATATTTCAAAGTCGGCTATAAAAGTTCTTGGTAAATCAGCATCCCAAATTTTCAACCATTCAGTATACACTATGCCTTCCATTATGTTTCCCTGCACGGTATGTACAGCATATTGTGCTGTTTCAATTGTTTTACCTACCATACCCGTTGGCACATTAGTTAAGTCTGCTACTTTACACCCTATAATGGTTGTATAGGGTTTGGTATGGTCTTTTTCATACTCAGTGTACATGCAATAAATATCATCGCTTATTCTGTTGGGTATTTTTGCTAAAATACCTTCTGCCATAAATGTATTCCATAACGCAGGAATATCCTTGCTTGATTGCCCGTTTTCGTTGGTAGTTCTCACTGCTATACCAATAATGTTAAAAGTGTCTATTTGCATATTTTGTTGTTTAAATTCAAGGCAAACATAGCTATGCGTTTTGACAGCCTTATGTCAAGGGTGTAAAGATTTTTCTAAACAAATTTTAAAATACTCCTGTATGCTGATGGTATGTGGCTCAAATTTTTCTTCCAAAACCTGTAAGCGTTTTATTCTATCTAATCTAAAAACCCTGAAATCGTTGCGTAAACGACACCAGGCTATTAACAACCAGTTTTCTTGGGTGCTATATAAAGCAAAAGGCTCAATGGTTCGTGTACTTATTTCTTCTTTCTCCAGTGTGTTGTATTCAATATGTGTAAGCATATAATTGGTTAAAGCCAGTTGCAGCGTAGCTAAATAATTGCTGGTTCTATCGTGGTTTAAATTATGCCTGAACACTACTCTGTTAGCCAATAAATCAGCTTTGTCTTTGGTATTGTATTTCAATACTGCTTTTATTTTGCTAATGGCCTCGGTGTATTCACGGATAAACGAAGCATCTTTATTGGTTAATACCAATTGCTCAGCGGTTATTAAAGCATTGGCTTCACTTTCCGTAAACATAACAGGTGGTAATCT
Coding sequences within:
- a CDS encoding methyltransferase domain-containing protein, encoding MFDRERPSFEDSNNVTVQRCFFAYEFAEAFVKGKNTADIGCADGYGTQHLADFTATTVGVDYSEVTIEEARKKHAAKTNLTFKSGKVPPIPLADESVDVVTAFQFIEHIEQRKAFMADVKRVLKPGGIFLCTTPNIKMSIARNPFHVHEYTFDEMKQEAGSVFENIELKGLQGNDVVNKYYADNSKWVKKILMLDPLGLHKMLPSNWLVAPYNFLTSLMRKNLKETNNDTLKISTKDFYLTTDSLDTTWDIFLIARK
- the pckA gene encoding phosphoenolpyruvate carboxykinase (ATP) codes for the protein MTNISIVDRILKSASKAHQNLTPAELVSHAVINGEGVLTDTGALMADTGEFTGRSPKDKFCVVDSKTENTVWWGDVNNRFESDKFEKLMNKVIAHYAGKKVYMRHAYACADPRYRLNVTVVNETAYHNLFCNNLFLRPEASELPNFETEWLILNAPSFKAVAAEDGTRQHNFSIIDFSRKIILVGGSGYTGEMKKGIFTVLNYVLPQERNTLSMHCSANIGKKGDTAVFFGLSGTGKTTLSADPERKLIGDDEHGWAEDSVFNFEGGCYAKCVDLTKEKEPQIFDAIRFGSLVENTRFIPGTSTVDYTNISVTENTRAAYPIDLIDNIAVPSVGKTPENIFFLTADAFGVLPPISKLNVGQAMYSFISGYTAKVAGTEAGVTEPSATFSACFGKAFLPLHPGKYAELLGKKLKENPNVNVWLINTGWSGGAYGTGSRMKLSYTRAMITAALNGDLNNVTFEQHPVFGYQMPTACPNVPVEILNPRNTWADKDGYDAQANKLAGMFVKNFEQYASGVSEEILAAAPKVSAHS
- a CDS encoding HNH endonuclease, which translates into the protein MKLRVNQEERAFYAWDVLVECAIKKINITYGSLAEEIGTHPRAIRFVLDLIQDYCKKNNLPPLTILVVIKSTRLPSEKFLNSDVSDYNLEKSDVLEYKWDESSNPFEYAELGYREHRIVKQLINFPEKSSEVYTRVKVRGMAQKMFRLALLKVYDYSCSFCGLSFEEALDSSHIIPYSKSNLNQRLDIRNGLLLCSNHHKLFDSGIITVNQDYTISYFDPNEKTGLHSNYDKLNTLKLHRKKIKLPDDEKHYPNKEYLTYHQLGSRKKL
- a CDS encoding transposase translates to MPLKTITDKDGMYFLTSTVVDWVDVFTRPIYRYIIIDSLRYCMNEKGLELYAWVIMSNHIHLVAASKPGFHLSDTMRDFKKYTSKKITAAILVENESRKEWMLNRFEYAGRNDKKIKNYTFWQDGNEAKPIYSFEFLKQKIDYIHNNPVKAEIVEYAEQYKFSSAINYAGGKGLLNTLLAW
- a CDS encoding lactonase family protein produces the protein MAEHRLRGYRGQQAYTISIIYLLFVACFIIWQQKYMAIKPSITYTYLLAVLFWCLCLPGNAQQRTYLFVGTYTNAVPNKGLFVYDFNNQTGELKKLSHVQNITNPSFITIAPNGQYLYACTDTKMPNAGSVSAFKIDSVKGRLTFINKQASGGENPVYVSVHKNNKYVVNANYTEGNVSVFTCNENGSLNPYTQLIQFTDSSINRERQDKAHIHAAVFSPQNDYVFLPDLGADKIRVFKFDTLQKQPLIAMPDYTVQATLGSGPRHFTFHPTKPLAYCIEELGGTVTAYNYQNGKLDTIQRIRSYRKLQTSYGSADIHISPDGLFLYASNRWDDENTIAIFSINQQNGKLTLVGHQKTYGDHPRNFTIDPTGNFLLVANQVTNNIIVFKRNSKTGLLTKTRYSAQVTLPSCLQMRTYNKN
- a CDS encoding rhomboid family intramembrane serine protease produces the protein MAIGLTPRHTETIVLTDLTEQQFLIIAIETAQQLNWEFSYISHSGFIAYTNNDPLMWLAEVRVKIKNGLVYITSSSMGTELVDWGKNKKIILEFMAAFDRLKSTFNSDETAAKYEAMQASFVPPEQDILSLPASSDVSALQELLYLFKPTKDFFFTPIIIDINILIFILMAFSGVNIMLPDNESLLNWGANFKPLTLEGQWWRLLTACFLHIGIIHLLLNVYALLYIGALLEPILGKVKFITAYLLAGIAASITSLWWHDLTISAGASGAIFGMYGIFLALLSTNLVEPGKRKALLASIVFFVGYNLLNGLKDGIDNAAHIGGLVSGLLIGFAFLPSLKRPDNTRLSYATIALVSVVMLISSFSVYKTIPNDFGKYDTQMAAFGVMEEKALSVFHLPPNTPNDSVLFAIKDNGIDNWKKMITLLDGFKDLDLPLKVRSRNRLLREYCELRLQSYELYYRAHAENTGAYKYQIAEFDTQIENKIKELNGEAPKK
- a CDS encoding DUF1569 domain-containing protein, yielding MKNVFNPNDSAELISRIEKLNANTKANWGKMSVAQMLAHCNVTYELVYDNKHPTPNAFKKFILKAFIKNLVVSEKPYKKSSPTATEFVIKDEKNFEEEKSRLTNHIKKTQELGEAYFDNKESHSFGPLTKTEWNNMFYKHLDHHLTQFGV
- a CDS encoding DUF1801 domain-containing protein, with the translated sequence MNPQEQFYLQQTAPISQCLLALKNIILAQDENVVATWKYGMPVFTYKGKMFCYLWVHKKHLQPYLGIVEGKHITHPKLIIEKRARMKIMMFDPNNDLPIEDIETILQQAIQLYKTGIVKTKTP
- a CDS encoding effector binding domain-containing protein, with the protein product MQIDTFNIIGIAVRTTNENGQSSKDIPALWNTFMAEGILAKIPNRISDDIYCMYTEYEKDHTKPYTTIIGCKVADLTNVPTGMVGKTIETAQYAVHTVQGNIMEGIVYTEWLKIWDADLPRTFIADFEIYGEKAQDPANATIDIFVGVQ
- a CDS encoding YafY family protein, with amino-acid sequence MEHKDTKRLSRLTAILIQLQAKRMVTANDLARKFGVSTRTIYRDIKALEQAGVPIVTEEGKGFSLLEGYRLPPVMFTESEANALITAEQLVLTNKDASFIREYTEAISKIKAVLKYNTKDKADLLANRVVFRHNLNHDRTSNYLATLQLALTNYMLTHIEYNTLEKEEISTRTIEPFALYSTQENWLLIAWCRLRNDFRVFRLDRIKRLQVLEEKFEPHTISIQEYFKICLEKSLHP